The following DNA comes from Camarhynchus parvulus chromosome 7, STF_HiC, whole genome shotgun sequence.
CCTCTCTCCTGCCGTCCCACTGCCTCCTCCCCAGGAGTACTGAACTGTAGGCAGGGAAGGTCAGGACCCGCCACCCCTGGGCATCCTCCAGGATGCCAGTGGGAGTCAAAAGCTGCCTCTGGCGTGTCCCAGAGGTGCCTGTTCTGGAGAAGGCAGAGCTACTGCGCActggcagctccctcctgtgcctggaGCCGCGCTCACAGTGGAGACTCCTGGAGACAGGAGAGAGTGACCAATGGCAAGATGAAGAGGAAAGAGGTAAAACTGCTTCTGGAATCTCCGTGGTCTTGCAGAGAGGAAAGCCCTGCATCTGGGAGTCTGTGCTTCGAGGCACCTGGGGAAAGGTATCGTGCCAGTCTTTCTAGtgccttccccttctcccctctACCCCTCTCCACCGATGAGGATGTGGCCGACCAATTCCATGTCTTCAAGACAAGGTGAGGATGCTCAGGCTCAGCTGCCCACACCTTTTTGACCGTCACTGTGGCTACATTTCCTTCCCATGCCTTGGGGAGATGTCTCTGGGGACCAGTGAGAAGCTGCTTCCCTCCATCAGTGTCTCCTGAGCCAGAAACATGACCAGGCTGGGGGGAAACACTGgccccatcccattccactgCCATGAGATGCTGTGGTGCTTGGCCAGGTCTGCCACCCTAGGAAGGGGGAATGTTGCTGCCTGGACAGCCAGGTGCCCTGCAAGGGATCTGTGTGAGATTTCCTGGGACAAATGCATGCATTtgtgtccagccctgcagagagaccaaCCTGCGGTTGGAGATGATGAAATGGGCTGGGGTGGTGGGTGCAGAGGTACAGCAGTGCATGGCAGGGAGATTGCTGTCACAGGATAGGACCTGGGACTTGCAGGGcactggcagccaggagaggatCCCCACTGATTCCCTTGGGACTCCCTCCaatcctgccctggcacacacaTGTCCCTGTCCTGGTGAGGGGTGACGAGTCCTCCTGAAGGGAATGTGCCACTGTCAGTGGTGCTGTGGGGCATCAGCCCACCCAGGGACCTGGAAATTACAGGGATCCTTTGGCAGCATGGAACTGGATCATCTGCAGCCTCGGGACAGCGCCTGGCAGCCGGAGCCCGGCTCTCCCCAGTGGCACCCGCtgggctccctgggctgcacaAAGTGGCCCTGGAGCACCCCGAGTCTGCTTTGGCAAGGACACAGGCAGCCAGGATGCTCTGTGACTGAGTCTGGCTGCATCAAGATTCTGCCTTCTGGCACTGGGGTGTCCCACTCATCCATCAGCCGTCTGGGAGCGGTCCCTGactgtcctgctgccaggaggcAAGCCCTGGGTGAGCACCCTGCATGCAGACATTCCTTGGAGATGGGATGCTGTAGGTCTGTTGCTGCTCCAAGATGTGCCCCTGCCTTTGGCTTTCAGGAGAAATTTTAGGACAGGGGCAagctcctgccctccagccAGTCTCGGACACATCCAGCCCTTGGGTCACTGGAAATCAAAATGCAAAGTGCAACTGGGACTGGTGATAGGAAGGGAAACACATGGATTATTGATCCTGGGCCATGTTTTTTGTGTCCTTACTTGCAGGAaggggcagggctgaggtggCCGCACATCCTGGATCCATGCAGAAGTTAAGAAAATGGATCCGACGTTTTGTTTGGTGAAATTTTTTCAGGTTTGAGGTTCATCCAGAGAAAGCCATGTCTCAAGCAGTAAGTGCTCATTCCCTGAAATTAATACAGATTGGAAATACagtctttgtttttctcccaaatctcTGCCCTTTCCccatctgttttcctttttaaaaattcagtcaCTACACAGATCAGATTATTTTAACTTCCTAACACGTGTCTTTTGTTTCCCCTGCtgtcttttctggaaaaaggaCTTGTTTCAGTCCACAGATCTGCTCACGTTTGACAACGTTTCCCCTCTGAGTGCCACATTGCATTTATCCCAAGCATCACTGCATCTATGGATATTATTCTCGGGCATGATGGCCCAGTGTGAGCAGAATTTCAAGTGCTTAAACTGtatttcaaaactgaaacacaCAGTGAGGCTGCAGTTCTGAATATCCCACCTGGAAGCCTGGAAGGGAGTCACCCAGGAAGGgctgttttcctgaaaaaatgggagtccacagagacacagaacaggaaaaaaaaaaaaaaaaaccaaaccagattGGTAGAAGAAGGGTTTAATTCTTAAGCTGTGGGTCCAAGATGCACTTGTGGCATCAATTCATTATTCAAGAGTGgaacaaaaagcagcacagtaaAGCTTAAACTGTAACCCCATCTTTTCCTGCTTCCCAAGTCGCCATTTAGGACATTATGAATGATGAACCCACAGCGTCCTGCCTTACTCCAGGAGCCGCCAAGTTGCTTCTCCCTGAAGCCCATATCCTCTGCTGAACCTCAGAAGACCtgattccctttttcccctcccagaaTGATGCTAAAAAATAGCTGAGTTCGTCCTCAGAACCTTGCAAAGGCTTTGTTGCCCTGACAGGCAGGCAGAGTCACTAGGGACCATCCAGTGAGATCCATTGTGGCCAAGTCATCTCAAGAACTCAAatgaccccccaaaccccacaaggCACATCTTTAACAAGATGCTCACAGCCCCACACACACATAGTACACGTCTCCCAGTTCTGCCAGGGTTTATTCCAGGGCAGGAGATGTTTGTGCTGTCGGGCTCTGCTGGTGTGAAATAAAAAGCCTGTTTCAGACTTTCCTTGCCTCTAGAGCTCATGATGGCTCATCATGGTCCTGCTTGGGTCCACATCAGCAATTCCCTCTCGCCACTGTGAGGCTGATTCACCTTTAAGTGCAGGTTGAGATATTTGGGATGTTTAGTAGCTAACAGGcttccagcagatcccagaTCCCCGGTGTGACACCAGAGCCTGGAATTACTATAATTAACCCTGTCTTGACTATGTCACCCCATCACAAGGAAGGACACCTGTGACCTTCTGGCTCACTGCTACCACCCTATCCAAAGAGTGAGATGGAAGGACTCTTGGAAGTCAGTTCCCCGCACAAAATCAGCCAGTTTAGGTATGTGTCATCTGTGGGGCCGGACTTCAGAGCCccactttgcttttaaaatctgatgTGCCTTCCAAGCACGACTTATACCCCAGGTGtgaggaataataaaaaaaaaaaacaacaaaaaaaacccaaaccaaaccaaaacaacaacaaaaaaaaaacccacacaaaaaaaaaaggcagaaaaatcagaaaaatcctCTAAGTGCATCCAAACCCATAACAAATTGCTCACGCTGGGCTAGGTCGGGTCCCCATGTCCACATCACTCATATCCTCACTCcttcagccctgcagcccctcagcttTCCTGGCCTCCACGAGACTCCTGGCACAGGATTTCACTCCAAATGGATGTTCCTTGCATTCAGTTTACATCCTTGATCTCACCTCAGATGCATCAGGGAGCTGAATTGGTTGTGCTGAGAGGAAGGTGGGGATATGTCTGCTCTAAATTCTGCTGAAACACTCTCTTGCCTGGTGGCATAAAGACCTAAAATGTCCCTTGGCCTTAGGAAGGAAGGTAATTAATGCCTGTAGCCCGAATCATTTCAATCTTAGTCAGTATTACATGGAAGCAAAACATGAGAGATGAAAGAGGGAACTGTTTAATCAGCCAGGGgagctttccaggagaaaacTGCTGGTTGTTGGGGAGTTTCAGGCTGAAGGCACACACCCAACTCCCCTGGGGGGCTGGGCCACCCTATAAAACTCTGGGGACAGTGCTTGGCCCCaccacctgctccagctgccaccactgccacctccaTCTGGGTAAGTCGAGACGGGCTCCATgcccttccccacccctccctcttcccttccagCTGCACCGGACATCGGGAAAAGGTGTATTTCTGCTCTAAGGTGAAGAGTGCAAGGGGTTGCAGGATGCAGAACTTACAGGGTCTGCATCCACATAATCAGTTGCATCCTGCATGATTTTCCTTGCTGAAGCAGAGAAACAAATTAGAACAGGACATGCCTGAGTTGCAGGGATCAATTGTCTCTGTTTATGGACGGGCATCAAATGTCCCTTATATTTTGGGATGGAATGGTTCAGTTCATGTTGTGTTGATTTAAGTGGGTTTTGCTTCAACCACGTGCATCTTGTGACCGCCTTGCTTGCCAAAGTCTCCCCGTCAGCTCGGAGCAGGAGTAGTTCTGCTCTGTGGTCCCAGAACCTGGTGCCTCCAACTTTCCCAAACCAACCTGCAGCTCAAACAAAATTCCCCTCATTCTCCTGAGTGGTTTATGGGGCAAGGTGGGGGGAAGCTTTCTTTTGATGTTTCTAAACCATCCAAACTCACCGTCTAGCTTGCTCTCCCATGCCTCTTATTATGGGAGGCATTGAGCGAGGGCTCAGCAAGGACAGACCGGTCTCTGCCTTGTTTTTacatcccagctctggcttTCAGGTGCCCATCCTTGCCGAGCCATGTCCTGCTACGACCTGtgcctgccctcctcctgcGGTCCCCGGCCCCTGGCCACCAGCTGCACCCAGCGCTGCTTCCGCCGCTGCAGGGACTCCGCCGCCTTCATCCAGCCGCCCACGGTCGTGGTCACGCTGCCCGggcccatcctcagctccttcccgcAGAACACCACGGTGGGCTCCACGGCGTCGGCGGCGGTCGGGAGCTACCTGCGCTGCTGCGGCATCCCTGTGGGCTCCCGGGGGCTGGGCAAGGCGGGACTGCTGTGCCTGCGCTCCGGGCTGTAGCGCGTCCCCAGcaggctcctcctgctgcccgtGCCCGGCGAGGTCAGGAAAGGAAAGCGAAGCGCACGAGCAAGACTGGGGGAGAGGACTAAGGAGATGCCTCTGGgattcccagcagctgccccaggaggaCGGTAGCCACGCGAGCTCGTCACTCCAGACCATACCTCTGTGCACCTTTATCTCACTAAGTCTTCTTATTTCCATGTTCTACACGGcatttgctgctggctgggccaTAAATGCTTCTAGCAGGTTGTAGATGGCAGATGATAATCATGGGGTGGTGGGGCGAGGGGACACCCCTTGTAGAGATCATCTTGTCCCAAAGTGGGGTTTATCCATTCCTTTACTGGGCACTGGAAACGCACTTTGTACTCTGAACTGGTTCACTCTCCCTCTCATTAAAGACTTGCTACATCATAGCCTGAGTCTGCTGTTGTTCCTTGTTCGGGAGCCCGGAGGGGTGACCTCCTCTGGAGGCAGCCTGTTGCTGCTGGGGAGGTTTGGTTTTTACACGGCATGAGGGTTTCTGCTACCCGgctcttccttccctgtgctgacaGACGTGCGTGCTTTGCTGGAACCAGTCACTAGGCGGCTTTCTTATCCTGGAAACCTCTCCTCCCGCCCCACGGCAAGCGCCTGctcagggaggaattcctgcaggagcacactTTATTGCCTGCTCCCTCAAGGAGCTGCGAATGTGAAGGTTTGACATTTCAAAATGGCATTTACCCTGCATTTTGCACTGATATTTTGTGGGGCTGAGCTAAGGAGGCGGGTATggagtcagggaaaaaaaggtagaaGTGGGATTTTTGGAAGATGGG
Coding sequences within:
- the LOC115906023 gene encoding feather beta keratin-like; translated protein: MSCYDLCLPSSCGPRPLATSCTQRCFRRCRDSAAFIQPPTVVVTLPGPILSSFPQNTTVGSTASAAVGSYLRCCGIPVGSRGLGKAGLLCLRSGL